From Tripterygium wilfordii isolate XIE 37 chromosome 13, ASM1340144v1, whole genome shotgun sequence, the proteins below share one genomic window:
- the LOC120012073 gene encoding uncharacterized protein LOC120012073 isoform X1 produces the protein MARRLLCYRQFVHSSVYRFQRHNLLLPTPSPRLQSPLHSVASNLRNRISCGYMNSFQVSRTYSRGSSKNYDLFGGGKPGDENFRKAWKKEMEEDDSVWTGSEDESDSEKGRNSLEEQIRKARQKAKAESDLIDADDSDELRSVWSESDEEKTLWTGSEGDDEDDIPTEARPNEASDKYIDKVFEFEEKPKYRTLSELLKDEDEPEELSPGKQARKIAVENALKKLKKGPDGRYTNVWEVMSDIDILIGAFENIVSGPEYEELRKGGPKKLNVEFFKDIQARMRDPNYKWSPELKLKPKSKLVSRKKWQKAQSRRRKAQKR, from the exons ATGGCGAGAAGGCTCCTTTGTTACCGCCAATTCGTCCATTCCTCCGTTTACAGATTTCAAAGACACAATCTTCTTCTTCCAACGCCATCCCCCAG GTTACAATCACCTCTTCATTCAGTTGCAAGCAATTTAAGAAATCGAATCAGTTGTGGGTATATGAATAGTTTTCAGG TATCACGAACATATTCTCGTGGCAGCAGCAAGAACTATGATCTCTTTGGCGGTGGGAAACCGGGTGATGAGAACTTCAGAAAGGCCTGGAAGAAAGAGATGGAGGAAGATGATTCTGTATGGACAGGAAGTGAAGATGAAAGCGATTCTGAGAAAGGTAGAAATAGTCTAGAAGAACAGATCCGGAAAGCCAGACAGAAAGCAAAGGCGGAGTCTGACCTGATTGATGCTGATGATAGCGATGAGTTAAGAAGTGTATGGTCTGAAAGTGATGAGGAGAAGACTCTATGGACTGGAAGTGAaggtgatgatgaagatgatattccaACAGAAGCACGCCCAAATGAAGCTAGTGATAAGTATATAGATAAAGTGTTTGAGTTTGAGGAAAAGCCAAAGTATCGGACACTTTCAGAGCTCCTGAAGGATGAGGATGAACCGGAAGAGTTGTCCCCGGGGAAGCAAGCAAGGAAAATCGCAGTTGAGAATGCcttgaaaaaattgaagaaagggCCAGACGGGCGCTACACAAATGTGTGGGAAGTCATGAGTGATATAGACATTTTGATTGGAGCTTTTGAGAATATTGTTTCTGGACCAGAGTATGAAGAGCTTAGAAAAGGAGGACCAAAGAAGTTGAATGTTGAGTTTTTCAAGGATATACAAGCACGTATGAGAGATCCAAATTATAAGTGGTCACCTGAGTTAAAGTTGAAACCAAAAAGCAAGCTGGTTTCTAGAAAGAAATGGCAGAAGGCCCAATCTAGAAggagaaaagcacaaaaacggtAA
- the LOC120012073 gene encoding nucleolin isoform X2, with translation MFIYLFGGSADFVLNLFVESPGRVSRTYSRGSSKNYDLFGGGKPGDENFRKAWKKEMEEDDSVWTGSEDESDSEKGRNSLEEQIRKARQKAKAESDLIDADDSDELRSVWSESDEEKTLWTGSEGDDEDDIPTEARPNEASDKYIDKVFEFEEKPKYRTLSELLKDEDEPEELSPGKQARKIAVENALKKLKKGPDGRYTNVWEVMSDIDILIGAFENIVSGPEYEELRKGGPKKLNVEFFKDIQARMRDPNYKWSPELKLKPKSKLVSRKKWQKAQSRRRKAQKR, from the exons ATGTTCATATATCTATTTGGTGGAAGTGCGGATTTTGTACTCAATCTGTTTGTAGAAAGTCCTGGAAGAG TATCACGAACATATTCTCGTGGCAGCAGCAAGAACTATGATCTCTTTGGCGGTGGGAAACCGGGTGATGAGAACTTCAGAAAGGCCTGGAAGAAAGAGATGGAGGAAGATGATTCTGTATGGACAGGAAGTGAAGATGAAAGCGATTCTGAGAAAGGTAGAAATAGTCTAGAAGAACAGATCCGGAAAGCCAGACAGAAAGCAAAGGCGGAGTCTGACCTGATTGATGCTGATGATAGCGATGAGTTAAGAAGTGTATGGTCTGAAAGTGATGAGGAGAAGACTCTATGGACTGGAAGTGAaggtgatgatgaagatgatattccaACAGAAGCACGCCCAAATGAAGCTAGTGATAAGTATATAGATAAAGTGTTTGAGTTTGAGGAAAAGCCAAAGTATCGGACACTTTCAGAGCTCCTGAAGGATGAGGATGAACCGGAAGAGTTGTCCCCGGGGAAGCAAGCAAGGAAAATCGCAGTTGAGAATGCcttgaaaaaattgaagaaagggCCAGACGGGCGCTACACAAATGTGTGGGAAGTCATGAGTGATATAGACATTTTGATTGGAGCTTTTGAGAATATTGTTTCTGGACCAGAGTATGAAGAGCTTAGAAAAGGAGGACCAAAGAAGTTGAATGTTGAGTTTTTCAAGGATATACAAGCACGTATGAGAGATCCAAATTATAAGTGGTCACCTGAGTTAAAGTTGAAACCAAAAAGCAAGCTGGTTTCTAGAAAGAAATGGCAGAAGGCCCAATCTAGAAggagaaaagcacaaaaacggtAA
- the LOC120012083 gene encoding dihydroflavonol 4-reductase-like, giving the protein MGGEGETVCVTGAAGFIGSWLVMRLLETGYVVRATVRDPENMKKVKHLLDLPNAKTHLSLWKADLAVEGSFDEAIRGCTGVFHVATPMDFESKDPENEVIKPTINGVLSIMKACAEAKTVRRLVFTSSAGTVDVGEQQQSEYDESCWSDLEFVKSVKMTGWMYFVSKTLAEQAAWKYAKENNIDFISIIPTLVVGPFLMPSMPPSLITGLSPITGNESHYHIIKQGQFVHLDDLCNAHIFLFENPKAEGRYICSSHEATILELAKMLKNKYPEYNVPTQFKDVDENVKNIVFSSKKLRDLGFQFKYSLEDMFTDAIEACRAKGLLPLSNVDPVADKNNVNETI; this is encoded by the exons ATGGGAGGAGAAGGTGAAACTGTGTGTGTCACTGGAGCAGCTGGGTTCATTGGATCATGGCTTGTCATGAGACTGCTAGAGACTGGTTATGTGGTTCGAGCCACTGTCAGAGACCCCG AAAACATGAAGAAAGTGAAACATTTGTTAGATCTGCCAAATGCCAAGACACATTTGAGTCTGTGGAAAGCTGATCTTGCAGTTGAGGGAAGTTTTGATGAAGCAATTAGAGGATGCACTGGTGTGTTTCATGTGGCTACACCTATGGATTTTGAGTCTAAGGATCCAGAG AATGAGGTGATAAAGCCAACGATTAACGGAGTACTTAGCATAATGAAAGCTTGCGCGGAAGCTAAAACTGTGCGAAGACTTGTATTCACATCATCTGCAGGAACTGTTGATGTTGGAGAACAACAGCAGTCAGAGTATGATGAGAGCTGCTGGAGTGACCTGGAATTCGTCAAGTCTGTAAAGATGACTGGATGG ATGTATTTTGTGTCAAAGACATTGGCTGAACAAGCAGCTTGGAAATATGCCAAAGAGAACAACATTGATTTCATCAGTATCATACCAACTCTTGTGGTTGGTCCATTTCTTATGCCATCAATGCCTCCTAGCCTTATAACTGGACTCTCACCAATCACAG GAAATGAATCCCACTATCATATCATAAAACAAGGACAATTTGTGCACCTGGATGATCTCTGCAATGCtcatatattcttgtttgagaATCCAAAAGCCGAGGGCCGATACATTTGCTCCTCACATGAAGCTACAATTCTTGAACTTGCAaaaatgctcaaaaacaagtACCCTGAATACAATGTTCCTACCCA GTTCAAAGATGTTGATGAGAATGTGAAGAACATCGTTTTCTCTTCTAAGAAGCTTAGAGACTTGGGATTTCAGTTCAAGTACAGTCTAGAGGACATGTTTACAGATGCCATTGAAGCATGCCGAGCAAAGGGATTGCTGCCTCTCTCAAACGTCGATCCAGTTGCTGATAAAAACAATGTCAATGAAACCATCTAG